In Amycolatopsis sp. FBCC-B4732, the genomic stretch CTGACAGTGTCACGCATCTAGCGTTGACAGTGTCACCGCATCCGATCGAGAACGGAACGACCATGTCCCACGTCACCGTCGGCATCGCCTACACCTCCGGCTACGGCCACACCCGTGAACTCGCGAACGCCGTCGCCGGGGGCGCCGCCGCCGTGCGCGATACGGCCGTCGAAATGGTCGACGTCGCCGCCATCACCGACGACGATTGGCACACCCTCGACCGGTGCGACGCGATCGTCTTCGGCAGCCCGACCTACATGGGCAGCGCCTCCGGCGCCTTCCACGCCTTCGCCGAAGCCACCTCCCGCCGATGGATGACCCGCGCCTGGCAAGACAAGATCGCCGCCGGATTCACCAACTCCGGCTCCATGAGCGGCGA encodes the following:
- a CDS encoding flavodoxin family protein, producing the protein MSHVTVGIAYTSGYGHTRELANAVAGGAAAVRDTAVEMVDVAAITDDDWHTLDRCDAIVFGSPTYMGSASGAFHAFAEATSRRWMTRAWQDKIAAGFTNSGSMSGDKLHTLQYFSMLAAQHGMHWISLGLLPGWNTTAASEHDHNRLGFYLGAGAQTWNDRGPEAVHGADLSTAHHLGRRVATHTSRFAGIPAASAPRSTVDG